The Gossypium arboreum isolate Shixiya-1 chromosome 6, ASM2569848v2, whole genome shotgun sequence DNA window GAAATACGCTGAACGCGGTGGACCAGAATTTTTCTTTATCATCAATATGCAGGTGTGTTACGTTTTATACATTTCTTTATTATTtctatggttttttttttgtcaataatCACATTAGATACTCTCAATTATTATGAGTCAGATTCCTGGTTCACCGACATATACATTAGCACTGTACTACATGATAAAAACTCCCATTGAAGATCACCCATTGCTGTACAAGTTCGTCAATGGAGATgatgcctatagaaactcaagatTTAAGCTCATACCATACATTTCTAAGGTATGCAAATCTATAGCAGGCATTTTTCCTTTTTGAAGTATAATCGAGCTGAGCCCAAATCAAACTATAAGAAGCGCAAGCTTTACTCAAAATCGAGGCTCCTTTCCCGACTTAAACTCAGGCGAGAAACAGATTGAATTGCTTGAGCTTGCTCAATTAGGCTCATTTGTTTAGTAAAGATGAGTTTGATTCTCATCCTTGACTTTGAGCTCGATTAAGTGTTCTCAAGTTGAAGCTTGAATTGAAAGTTTTCAATATTAACTTGATTAGGCTTGAGAATTACTCGACTCGAGCATTAGAACACTTCTCAAACTTTATGTTGAGCTCAAGCTCATTTACACTATGTTTTACCAAATAATCCATTTCTTCAGGGATCATGGATAGTCAAACAAAGTGTTGGAAAGAAAGCTTGCTTACTCGGTCAAGCTCTCAATACTCATTATTTCCGTGGGAAAAATTACTTGGAGGTAGATTCTCGAATCCTCAAAACCAAGTACAATTGCGAATGATGATTGTGTTATGATTGACTTTCTGATATTTTCATTTTCGTGATTTTTTGATTCATTATCGTGTTACTATATGCTGATCACTGAAACGAGTTTAAATTTCAGGCTGACATAGATGTTGGGTCTTCGACGGTGGCTCAGGGTGTAGCTAATCTTGTCCTCGGATATCTCAACAATTTGGTCGTAGAAATGGCATTTATAATACAGGTAAGACTTCTCTTAAAGTGTCAAAAATGTTAACTTTCCTTGAGTTGCAAGCAACGAAAGAGAAACGAGAAAATTAACTTGCATCATGTTATTATTTTAAGTAAGTTGCTTCTATGTTTGCTCCGATTCTTCATTTTTAATGAAGTTAGAAAAAAGTTGAACATACTTGAGTTAAACACATACTCGTATCTAACACTTATACTGAAGTCCGAGTACAATATATTTGCTTAATGACTTTGGTTATGATCCAAACTACTACTTCAGGGTAATACACAAGAGGAGTTACCGGAAACCCTCCTCGGAACATGCCGTCTTAATCATCTCGATCAATCGAAAGCTCACATAGCAATGCCATGAGCAAGAAAAGAAACCAGAAAATCATCGAATCAAACTGGCTTAGTCATCCCAATCTATTGGAAGCTCACATACCATTACCATGAACTATTGAGAGGTTGAATCGAATACCAAATCATGTATAGGTCCCCTTTTTTGTTGTTAATTTTCTTTCCTTACCATCCAatcaaaatgaaattaaaaatatgagtCCATTTTTTTATTGTTTGGTAGGGTTTCATGTATTAAGCTACAATGCAATTCTCATCCTTTATTATGTAAAGAAAATTGGTGAGTATTTGGTATATTTTATTCTAtaagtaatttttaaaaattgacatgttttattatatttttataggatACTCGTCAATCTTCTAATTTGGCTTGTAAAGTCTAAACTCGACTAATATTCTGTCAGTAAAAAGTATTTTTATTGACAATAATTTCTTTGATAATTATACCCTTTTGGCTACCACACGGATAAGAAACGGATGGCGATAAGAAACGGATGGCTATCTTACAAAACTGAAGTGACAGTGGCCCTTACCAACGGATATTCCGTAGCTACCACAACCTATACATGTCCAATGTATTTACAATCGACCTTCGTCAATAGAATGACGCACATTAAATGTATAAAAACTAAACGATTTGAAAAAATatctaaattttacaaagattaTTTTTACCATTTGGTGTTCCATAATGTTCTATGTCTTTTTAAAAAAAGTGAAAGTTTAATAATAGTTCATTTATACTATATTCATATAATGTAattcgaaaaaataaaaattaaggtgagcaaaactcgattcaatttgaaaaattaaaagaaaatttaaattttgagttaatcgaataGTGTTATTCGATTTATTCAAGTTAACTTGAATAACTTGATTCGAGTTCAAGttgagttaaattttacaattcgaataatttgaataacaaACTAGTGTAAATACCCTTTTAGTTTCagtcaattttgaaaataaacaaattaatctcgctcaacaaaattacaaaaaatttaaaatatttataaaatttcaaattttatatatttttaaaatttaaaaattaaaaatatatatataatttttctaaaataataattttgaagaCCTAAATAAATAactgattcaagtttatcatataaAAAGctctaatataaaattaattatactgtaataaaattttaatttaacatttcaaatcaaattaaaataataaaataaaacttgtgAACTCGGTCATCTCAAAAATTTTCACTCCATATTGCATTTAATATGTAGTGTATAAATTTATACTAAAATCATATAAAACACCTTAGTAACAAACAAATTGTTTGTATTATCACATTTAATTATTTAGTATTATATTAATATCGTGTAATTGTATCGggttgataataataataataataataatatatttaaaatccaATGTCTGATATATCCATTAACGTAGGATAATTTTGAACATAACatgaaaaataacacaaatatgTCCCAATAATTGAATTTTTCTCCAGAATCTAATCTTtgaatgaaaataatatattcaaAAAATAACTATTCCGTACAAAATTTTCTCTGTTGATGAAAAACGAAGAATACATGTTCCATTCTAAATGAGAATCAAATTCCAATTATCAAAGAATCAAATTCTATTCTAATTATCATATTTGAGAATTAAATTCCAAACATTAAAGAATCAAATCCTATTCTAATGATCATATTCTCAGAATCAAATTCcattttaaatatcatattctaAGATCCTCTTTCAGCAATTCAGTAgtcatcaatttcatatttttaattattttaaatatattcatattttataatatataaggCAGTTgaatatatttttcattattttaaataaatcagTTCACCGGTTTGATTATTCCATGTGATGATCGGTTAAATTGATTAAGTTAAGAAGAACCGATCGAATTAACGGTTTGCTCTTCTCTAATCCCTAATTATGCCCATTTTTCCATAATCCATAACCAAAGGTGAAAATATAAGGTACAACATAAGTGAATTTAACACTATTTTGAACATCCAAATCTATGAACTTATTTTCTTCTATTGATAATCCTTAGAAAAGTAAATACCATCATCCACAATTATATtacattcatatataaaatttagaGCTTGTTCAAACAAAGACCGCACGGAttacataaataaatttttttaattgtaGTAAAGTTCGAGACCCATACCGTCGTGGATTTCGTAATCTTTGAGGGTAATATGATCCTTGTAAACCGTGTACCACTTCTGGATACGGATCTTGTCTGCTCGAGTTCCAGTTTGGGCCGCGACCAGCTTCTTAAGGTCTCCGATCGTGTCGTCGTCGTTGCACTTCACGCGCACTTTCTTTCCTAGCCGATCGTTCAACACCACCTCGATCATCTTCGATTTTTTTTCAAAAGACTATTTCAGAGAAAACCCTAATCCCCAAATTTGTTAACCCTGGAAATAAGAGAAAATTGAAGCGTGGGGGGCATTTTAAAGCCAAAGATTACCCGTTGACTACTTTTGCCTTTTTGTTTCTTTAAACGATGCCGTATCACCGATTTTATTAATTTGTCCTTTTTAAAACAAGaacaaatttattatttattattaaagaaagagtttgtctttcttttactttgttttttttgTTAAGTCTCGTATAATTCCGGTTGAGGAGCATGGATGCTTCTTTTCCGGAAGCTTGCAATAGTGGAGAATCGTTTAAAGGATTTCTTAGAGAGGAGTCAATtggttgtgtttttttttttttagttccaTGGCATATATGAAAGAATAGGAATACCTACATTTTTTAGAAAGTACCGTGGAGTGTAGAATAAATTATCAAAGGTTCATATAGCTGGGCAAAACAGTATTTTTCTATTCACAAGTTGCGAGGCAAGTTGTGAGGGGGGAGTCCATTTGGACAGGTAGTTCAATACGAATAAGATTTGATAATGCTGTTAAGGTGGATTTAGGGTATGCTACTGTAGGAAGAATTTTGAAGGGTCAGCATGGAGAGTGAATTCTTGGTTTTAACCGACGTTCGGGAAAATATTTAATTTTCGATGTTGAATTATGAGATATTTTAGATCGCTTGACACTGTTGCACAACAGACATTGCGATAGAGTGTTGGTGCAGACGAAAAACATGGAAGTTATTGTGGCTATTCAAGAATCTATTTTGAAGACTTCAAGCTCGGTGTTAATCAGTCGAATACATCAACTCCCAAGAATGTGAGGAATTGGATGCTAGAACATGTCCCTAGACAAGAAAATAGAGAAGTTGACCAAATAGCCAAAATAGTTTTTGACAGGGAAGAAGGATTGCAATTGTTTGGAGAGATTCCTTTTGTTTAATTTAGTTGGTTCTAAGTCAATTAAATCTTAACTCAATTAGCATGGACATTGTTGTCAATACAAGATGATGTGAGTTCGAATACACTAAAGCATATTATTTTCTTACTTAAGGGTTGGGCAGGGACTATGAGTAGTTTAAAGCATTATgtccaaaaataacaaatataaccagaacctataatgaaattatttaaaaaaaaaaagttaattctAATCCTTTtgtttgtttttcaaaaaaaaaaattaatatttgtactttctaaaaataaattttaaataataattcaaaggcCAAGTCAGCTGAGCAAGGAGTTTAACCCTTGCTTAGATATTTTATCGAAGCCCAAAAAATTTTGAAACCCAGCCCATTTTGGTAGGGTAGGCCGAAAGTGAATATTCTACGATGTACATGGACTGGATTTATCAAGCTTGTTGACTAATTCCATCCTTGAATAggttttagaaaaataaattattggtctaataaaaaattagttcattgtgaataataataaataaaaaatcaactgtataaatattaaaattaattgtagaaattaaaaagaaaacatgTATTATCACTTTGAAAGAAAATCTAAATTTGCAGATATTATTTTCACCATCTGGCGCTCCATAATGTAATTTTAAATGCCTAAAAATTTAATGTTCATTTACACTTCAAGAATTTTGGAAAAGCATTATTATTTGATTCAGGTAAATAATAATGGAACAATTCAACCATCAAACC harbors:
- the LOC108485489 gene encoding ubiquitin-like protein 5, with protein sequence MIEVVLNDRLGKKVRVKCNDDDTIGDLKKLVAAQTGTRADKIRIQKWYTVYKDHITLKDYEIHDGMGLELYYN